Part of the Ruegeria sp. AD91A genome, TGCACCAAGGAACGCCCGGTTCAGGTAAATCGTCAGAACCTCATCCTTGGAGTATTTCACCTCCATGGCAATTGCGTAAATGGCCTCCTTGGCCTTGCGCCACAGTGAACCCTGACGGCAATCGGCTTCATAGGCAGCCTCTGATTCCCATTCAGCCGGATCATAAGGCTCGCCCAGACACAGCAGTTTGGCCGTTTGCTGCGTAATGGTGGACCCGCCATGCCCGGACAACGGGCCGCGCCCTTCGCTCAGGTTGATGCGTACGGCGCTCGCGACGCCACGCGGGCTTACGCCGAAATGGCGATAGAAGCGTTTGTCCTCGGTCGCAATGACGGCGTTTTTCAGATGCGGGGACACCGTATCAGCCGTGATCACCCCGCCAAACTGGTCACCGCGCCACGCGAACACTTTGCCGTCCCGGTCCAGCAGCGTGACCGACCCCCGCGCGCGCCCGTCCAACAAGGCGTCCAGGTCCGGCAAAGAGGTATAGACGACGCCCACTGCCAAAGCGATCAAAATGGCCACAACTGCGCCAACCCGCCAGGTCAGACCCCAGACCATACGCCAGACCCAGCGGAAAAAGCGACGCAGGATCCCACCGCCCTTGCCGCCCGATCTCTTGCGCGTCTTCTTGCGCGCGGTTTTGCGCGTGGTTGTCTTGCGGGCCGTCGCCTTCTTGCCCGCCGGGCGCTTGGACGCCGACGGTTTACGGCCCTTTGACGGGTACCTTCTATCCGCAACCAATTTCGGCTTGCGTCGCTTGGACTCAGTCATGCTCAAACTCTGCCCGGTTTTTCTTTTGCGCCACCATACCCCGCTGACCTGAGTATGTAGAGGTCCGATTTTCCGAAAATTCCCCTCACAACACTGCCCGATATTTAATCAGCGCGCCAAGTTTGTGCAAAAAATGTGCAACTTTACGCCATTTTACGGCCCATTGGCGCCCAATAGCCGTTTCTTCCCACGCTCAGTCGCGCATTTTCTGCAGGTGCAAACAAACCGGTTCCGCCGGAGAACCAGAGGGGAAAGACGTGAAACTGATCATTGCGACAATCAAGCCGTTCAAGCTGGAGGAGGTGCGCGAGGCACTGACCGAGGCCGGCGTGCGCGGCATGATGGTAACCGAGATCAAGGGCTTCGGCTCGCAATCCGGTCACACCGAAATCTATCGGGGGGCCGAATATGCTGTGAATTTCGTACCCAAGATCAAGCTCGAGATCGTGGTGCCCGCGACAATGGCCGACCAGATCGTCGAGACTATCACCAAAACAGCCAAAACCGGCAAAATCGGTGACGGCAAGATTTTCGTCCTCGATGTCGAGCAGGCGCTGCGCGTGCGGACCGGGGAAACCAACGAGGACGCGCTGTAAAGCGCGCCCACTCACACTCATTCGAGGAAGACACATGAACCTGATGAAATCTCTCATCCCTGCCGCCGCGATTGTCGCGCTGCCGCAGATGGGCCTTGCGCAAGAGGCCGCAGGCGAGGCCGCACAGCACACGCAATACATCCTGACCTCACTGCTGTTTCTGGTCGGCGGTTTTCTCGTATTCTGGATGGCCGCGGGCTTTGCCATGCTCGAGGCCGGTCTGGTGCGTTCGAAAAACGTGGCCATGCAGCTGGTCAAGAACATTGGCCTGTTTTCCTTTGCGGCCATCATGTACTGGCTGGTGGGATTTAACCTGATGTATCCGGGCGATGGGTGGACCATCACCGGCATCCTGGGTGCGTTCTCGCCAACGTCGCTCGAGCCGGTTGGTTTGGCCGACACCGAAACCGCGCTGGATTATGCTTCCGTAGGTTCAGACTTCTTTTTCCAACTGATGTTCTGCGCCACCACCGCGTCCATCGTATCGGGCACCATGGCCGAGCGCGTCAAACTGTGGCCCTTCTTCTTCTTCGTGATTGTCCTGACAGGAATCATCTACCCGATCGAAGCGTCCTGGCAGTGGGGTGGCGGCTGGTTGTCCGAGATGGGCTTCAGCGATTTCGCAGGCTCGACCCTGGTGCACGCCGCAGGTGGCTTTGCAGCGCTGGCCGGTGCCATCGTACTTGGCCCGCGCATCGGCAAGTACAACAAGGACGGCAAGGTTGTTCCGATCCCCGGTTCGAACCTGGCGCTGGCAACCTTGGGGACGTTCATCCTGTGGTTGGGTTGGTTCGGTTTCAACGGCGGCTCGCAGCTGGCAATGGGAACCATCGGTGACATGGCCGATATCAGCCGTATCTTCGCCAACACCAACATGGCCGCTGCCGCCGGTGCCGTCGCCGCCTTGATCCTGACGCAGGTGATGTACGGCAAGGTTGACCTGACCATGGTTCTGAACGGCGCGCTGGCCGGTCTGGTGTCAATCACCGCTGAACCCTTGGCGCCGTCGCTGTTTCAGGCGCTGATCATTGGTGCAATCGGTGGTGTGATCGTTGTCCTGACCGTTCCGATGCTGGACCGCATGAAGATCGACGACGTGGTCGGTGCGATTCCGGTTCACCTGATCGCAGGCTTCTGGGGTACCTTCATCGTGGCATGGACCAACGGTGACGCGTCCTTCGTGACCCAGATCATTGGCTTCGCTGCCATTGGGATCTTCGTCTTCGTCGTCAGCTTCATCCTGTTCTCGGTCCTCAAGGCAACAGTCGGCCTGCGGGTCGGTGAGGAAGAAGAGATCAACGGGCTCGACATGGGTGAGTTGGGGATGGAAGCGTATCCCGAGTTCTCGAAAGGTTGAGATCGTTGAATAATAAAAGCGGCCCTAGCCCTGTGCTGGGGCCGTTTTTTGTGCGGCAGTCGTTTTTGGGTTAGAATCTGCGTGTCAAAATAGGGGGGAGTGCAATGCCGAACGCACCGCACACACTTGTTGGCACAAGCCTGAAATGGACTGGGGTCCACCACTCCGGACATGGCGATTTCGAAGACTTATCGACACACACGGTCAGTTACGAAACCGAAAACACCTGCTATGTCACCGCGAACGGCATGCTGGTAGGCGAGGCGGATTACACATATCGCCGCCTTGATGAACAGGTCGGCATATGTATCTACCACCCGCGAGAGTATCAGGGCAGAACTGATGTCGTGCTAAACGCCATATTCGACTTTCGCGCGATGAAAGATCGGGCCGTGATAACCGCAGGTGGAAACCCATTCGCCGTGGCGGACGGGGATATGCAGTTCGTCAAAACTCCGCCACGCCCGGGCTGAACCAGACGTGACGGTTGTCCGGTCAAACCCCGACGTCGACAATCGCCTTGGCCAGGATCGGCACGGTGGTCGCGTTCAGACCGGCGATGTTCAGGCGGCTGTCGCCGACCATATAGATGCCGTGATCGACACGCAGTTTCTCGACCAGTTCCTGTGCCGCCCCCAAGCGTGAGAACATGCCACGGTGTTGGGCGATGAAACCAAAGCGGTCCGAGCCGCTCAGACGCTGCAGCTCGTCGGCCAATTGCTGACGCAAATCCAGCATGGACAGGCGAACCTCTTCCAACTCGATGGCCCAGTCTGCGCGCAACGCTTCATCCATCAGAATGGTCGTCACAACACGTGCGCCGTGGTCAGGTGGAAACGAATAGTTTTGGCGGTTCAGGAATGACAGCGTCCCTTGGTTCAATGCGGTCTGCCCGGCATCGGCGCTGATGGCCATCAGCAAACCAGTGCGTTCGCGGTACACGCCGAAATTCTTCGAACACGACGCCGCTATGAGGCATTCCTTGACCGAAGATGCGACCAGACGTGTTGCTTGCGCATCCTCTTCCAGACCGTCGCCGAAGCCCTGATAGGCGATGTCGATCATCGCTACGAGGCCAAGTGCGTTGATCAGGTTCACGACTTCCTGCCATTGAACGATGTTGAGGTTGGCACCGGTCGGGTTGTGGCAGCAACCGTGCAGCAGAACCACGTCACCCGCCTTGGCGGTCTTCAGGTCTTCGATCATGCCGTCGAAATCGACGCCACGTGTGTCACCATCGAAATAGCGGTATTGAACCGTCTCGATCCCCAGATAGTTCAGGATCGACAGGTGGTTCGGCCATGTCGGGTTCGACACAAACACGCGGGCTGACGGGTTGGCCATGCGGATCATCTCGAACGCCTGACGGCAGGCGCCGGTGCCGCCCGGTGTCGCCACAGCTGCGATATTGCCGCGCTTAACCGACGTGCCGAGGATTAACCCGATCATCGCATCCGCATAGGCCGGGTCGCCGGCCAGCCCGGTATAAGCCTTGGTGTCCTGCTCTTCCCAGATGCGCCGCTCGGCCGCTTTGACGGCGCGCATGACCGGGGTAATGCCCTCTGCGTTTTTATAAACGCCAACACCCAGGTCGATCTTCTGATCGCGCGGGTCTTCGCGGTACATCTGCATCAGCGCCAGGATCTTGTCGGCAGGCTGCGGTTTCAGGTTCTCGAACATCAGGTCTCTCCGGTTGCGACGGGCAGGGTCGGGAAGGCACCCCATTCAGCCCATGAGCCGTCATAAAGCGAGTGGTCTTTCTTACCCATGCGCTCCAGCGCAAGGCTCAGGATCGCGGCAGTCACGCCAGACCCGCACGAGGTGATCGCCGGTTTCGACAGATCGACGCCCGCAGCCTCGAATATGGCGCGGCACTCTTCCGGCGACTTCATGGTGCCTTTGGCGTTCAGCAACTGGCCAAAGGGGACATTGCGTGAGCCCGGAATATGGCCCGAACGCAGACCCTCGCGCGGCTCGGCTTCGGCCCCGGCAAACCGGCCGGCAGAGCGGGCGTCGATAATCTCATGATCACCAAGCTTGGCGGCGGCGGACACTTGCGTGACGTCCCGGACAAGCTGGTTTTGTACCCGAACGGTCATGTGACGATCACGGATGACCGGCGGCAGATCTTCAACCTCGCGCCCTTCCGCCTGCCATTTGGGGAACCCACCATCCAGAACCGCGATGTTTTCCTGCCCCATCAGACGGAACAGCCACCAGACGCGTGCAGCCGACATCAGCCCAGCGCCATCATAAACCACGACCTGATGACCATCGCCCACACCCATCGCCCGCAGGCGCGACATGAATTTCTCGACCGGAGGCGCCATGTGCGGCAAGTCGGAACGGTGATCTGATATCTCATCAATATCAAAGAACCTCGCACCGGGGATGTGGCCTGCATCATATTCGGCCTTTGCATCACGATTTTGTGCGGGCAAGTACCACGACCCGTCCAGAATCCGCAGATCCGGGTCCTTCATATGCGCGGCCAGCCATTCGGTAGATACGA contains:
- a CDS encoding P-II family nitrogen regulator, which codes for MKLIIATIKPFKLEEVREALTEAGVRGMMVTEIKGFGSQSGHTEIYRGAEYAVNFVPKIKLEIVVPATMADQIVETITKTAKTGKIGDGKIFVLDVEQALRVRTGETNEDAL
- a CDS encoding ammonium transporter, translating into MNLMKSLIPAAAIVALPQMGLAQEAAGEAAQHTQYILTSLLFLVGGFLVFWMAAGFAMLEAGLVRSKNVAMQLVKNIGLFSFAAIMYWLVGFNLMYPGDGWTITGILGAFSPTSLEPVGLADTETALDYASVGSDFFFQLMFCATTASIVSGTMAERVKLWPFFFFVIVLTGIIYPIEASWQWGGGWLSEMGFSDFAGSTLVHAAGGFAALAGAIVLGPRIGKYNKDGKVVPIPGSNLALATLGTFILWLGWFGFNGGSQLAMGTIGDMADISRIFANTNMAAAAGAVAALILTQVMYGKVDLTMVLNGALAGLVSITAEPLAPSLFQALIIGAIGGVIVVLTVPMLDRMKIDDVVGAIPVHLIAGFWGTFIVAWTNGDASFVTQIIGFAAIGIFVFVVSFILFSVLKATVGLRVGEEEEINGLDMGELGMEAYPEFSKG
- a CDS encoding amino acid aminotransferase, which gives rise to MFENLKPQPADKILALMQMYREDPRDQKIDLGVGVYKNAEGITPVMRAVKAAERRIWEEQDTKAYTGLAGDPAYADAMIGLILGTSVKRGNIAAVATPGGTGACRQAFEMIRMANPSARVFVSNPTWPNHLSILNYLGIETVQYRYFDGDTRGVDFDGMIEDLKTAKAGDVVLLHGCCHNPTGANLNIVQWQEVVNLINALGLVAMIDIAYQGFGDGLEEDAQATRLVASSVKECLIAASCSKNFGVYRERTGLLMAISADAGQTALNQGTLSFLNRQNYSFPPDHGARVVTTILMDEALRADWAIELEEVRLSMLDLRQQLADELQRLSGSDRFGFIAQHRGMFSRLGAAQELVEKLRVDHGIYMVGDSRLNIAGLNATTVPILAKAIVDVGV
- the sseA gene encoding 3-mercaptopyruvate sulfurtransferase encodes the protein MQDDPKTLVSTEWLAAHMKDPDLRILDGSWYLPAQNRDAKAEYDAGHIPGARFFDIDEISDHRSDLPHMAPPVEKFMSRLRAMGVGDGHQVVVYDGAGLMSAARVWWLFRLMGQENIAVLDGGFPKWQAEGREVEDLPPVIRDRHMTVRVQNQLVRDVTQVSAAAKLGDHEIIDARSAGRFAGAEAEPREGLRSGHIPGSRNVPFGQLLNAKGTMKSPEECRAIFEAAGVDLSKPAITSCGSGVTAAILSLALERMGKKDHSLYDGSWAEWGAFPTLPVATGET